The following coding sequences lie in one Listeria ivanovii subsp. londoniensis genomic window:
- a CDS encoding PLD nuclease N-terminal domain-containing protein, with amino-acid sequence MDKTQIALIIPIIILYLALLLTAVIDLARNWQIRKSPVVWLLVIIFINIFGPVAYFIFGRKEDGN; translated from the coding sequence ATGGACAAAACGCAAATAGCATTAATTATTCCAATTATTATTTTATATCTAGCTTTATTATTAACGGCAGTTATCGATTTAGCGAGAAATTGGCAAATCCGAAAGAGCCCAGTTGTATGGCTACTTGTTATTATTTTTATTAATATTTTCGGACCAGTGGCGTATTTCATCTTTGGTCGAAAAGAGGATGGTAACTAA
- a CDS encoding cation diffusion facilitator family transporter, producing the protein MDGYNDLKKAEKAAFLSIFAYVFLSILKIVAGHFGNSDALLADGLNNTTDIIASVALLIGLRISRIPPDADHSYGHRRTETISSLIASIIMFLVGVQVIWSSIVHIIEKDFTSPSVLTAVVALFSGIFMYGIYIYNHRLAKKLDSQAVRAAAYDNRSDAFVSFGAFIGIVGAVLGIPWLDLVTAFLVGVLIIYTAGKIFYDAAHTLTDGFDVSKLETIHNLIASVPEVKKVIDIKARMNGNRIWIDATIAVDPELNVVKSHEITEIVEQKIRSEYDGAFTLVHIEPFFE; encoded by the coding sequence ATGGACGGGTACAATGATTTAAAAAAAGCTGAAAAAGCCGCATTTTTGAGCATATTCGCTTACGTATTTCTTTCCATTTTAAAAATAGTTGCGGGACACTTTGGCAATTCTGATGCATTACTAGCTGACGGATTGAATAATACAACAGATATAATCGCCTCGGTGGCACTTTTAATTGGGCTTAGAATCTCTCGAATACCTCCTGATGCAGATCATTCATATGGACATCGTCGGACAGAAACAATTAGTTCTTTGATTGCATCTATAATTATGTTTTTAGTTGGGGTGCAGGTAATTTGGAGTTCGATTGTTCATATTATCGAAAAAGACTTTACCTCCCCTTCCGTGTTAACTGCGGTTGTAGCACTTTTTTCTGGTATTTTTATGTATGGTATTTATATATATAATCATCGGTTGGCAAAAAAACTTGATAGTCAGGCAGTTCGTGCAGCCGCTTATGATAATCGTTCAGATGCATTCGTTAGTTTCGGAGCATTTATTGGGATTGTCGGCGCCGTTCTTGGTATCCCTTGGCTTGATCTCGTTACAGCATTTTTAGTAGGAGTATTAATTATTTATACAGCGGGTAAGATTTTCTACGATGCTGCCCATACGCTTACAGATGGCTTTGATGTTTCCAAACTAGAGACGATTCACAATTTAATTGCTTCAGTTCCTGAGGTCAAAAAAGTGATTGATATTAAAGCGCGAATGAACGGAAATCGAATTTGGATTGATGCAACGATTGCTGTCGATCCAGAATTAAATGTAGTAAAGAGCCATGAAATCACTGAAATTGTCGAACAAAAAATTCGGAGTGAGTATGATGGCGCATTTACTCTAGTTCATATAGAACCGTTTTTTGAATAA
- a CDS encoding LysR family transcriptional regulator — protein sequence MNLHHLRYFVTLAHMEHYTKAAEKLLITQPSLSHAISSLEQELGIPLFEKEGRNIGLSKAGKVFLDYVEESLDMIDAGVATVEKAANGEGQVDLAFLQTLGTSLVPKLVQEFLQTEPDKQIDFVFHTGVSIDIIQGLKEKKYDIGICSKLENERNIHFTPIAKQELVLIVPKTHPLAEKEWIDLIETVPYPHIAFSKKSGLRPIIDELFRKISADYKIAYEIEVDQVIAGMVAQNFGIAVVPNMPILNYVDVKVLPIRSPNWERIFYLAVQRNQTLTPAAEKFKQFMLNHRI from the coding sequence ATGAATTTACATCATTTACGCTATTTCGTCACACTGGCGCACATGGAACATTACACAAAAGCAGCTGAAAAATTGCTTATAACTCAGCCGAGTTTAAGTCATGCAATTTCCTCATTAGAACAAGAACTTGGAATTCCGTTGTTTGAAAAAGAGGGTCGTAACATTGGTTTAAGCAAAGCAGGGAAGGTTTTTTTGGATTATGTGGAAGAATCTTTAGACATGATAGACGCGGGAGTTGCTACTGTTGAAAAAGCTGCGAACGGAGAAGGACAGGTTGACTTAGCTTTCTTACAGACGCTTGGAACTTCACTTGTGCCAAAACTTGTACAAGAATTTTTGCAGACGGAGCCAGACAAACAAATCGATTTTGTGTTCCATACAGGCGTATCGATTGATATAATTCAAGGCTTAAAAGAAAAGAAATATGATATTGGAATCTGCTCGAAACTCGAAAATGAGCGAAATATCCATTTTACGCCAATTGCTAAACAAGAATTAGTACTTATTGTTCCAAAAACGCATCCACTAGCAGAGAAAGAATGGATTGATTTAATAGAAACTGTGCCATATCCTCATATTGCTTTCTCGAAAAAAAGTGGTTTGCGCCCAATAATTGATGAGTTATTTAGAAAAATCAGTGCAGATTACAAAATTGCTTATGAAATCGAAGTGGATCAAGTGATTGCTGGGATGGTTGCTCAAAACTTTGGCATCGCAGTAGTTCCTAATATGCCAATTTTAAATTACGTAGATGTAAAAGTGTTACCTATCAGAAGTCCGAACTGGGAGCGGATTTTTTATTTAGCTGTACAAAGGAATCAAACATTAACACCCGCTGCTGAAAAATTCAAACAGTTTATGCTTAATCATCGCATCTAA
- a CDS encoding hemolysin family protein, translating into MILTIKFLIIALLIAISAFFVATEFAIVKMRPSRLDQLIAEKDKRAVLARYIYNHLNAYLSACQLGITISSLGLGWLGESTVEAALHPLFSMMELPQSAITILSFTIAFLFITFLHVVVGELVPKTLAIDKTETVALSVARPLHIFYKVMFPFIWILNGSAVFIARLFGLEPASEHEIAHTEDELKIIVGESYKSGEINQSEFRYVNKIFDFDERMAKEVMIPRTEIVTVDTGSTIGELSDIMRNERYTRYPVIDGDKDHVIGVLNLKEILSAYVEHGSNPSFSIDPYVKPIIRVIETIPIKELLFRMQRERSHIAILLDEYGGTSGLVTVEDIVEEIVGDIRDEFDADEIPEIRKIKDGHYIVDAKLLIDEVNNILGTEIEEEEVDTIGGWFLTQNYEVEVGDEIDYDGFIFRVKQGEPHHIEYIEITKKND; encoded by the coding sequence TTGATATTAACCATTAAATTTTTAATTATAGCTTTACTTATTGCTATATCAGCTTTTTTCGTGGCCACGGAATTTGCAATTGTTAAGATGCGACCGAGCCGACTCGACCAGTTAATTGCTGAGAAGGATAAACGCGCGGTTCTTGCAAGATATATTTACAACCACTTGAATGCTTACTTATCTGCCTGCCAGTTAGGGATTACGATTAGCTCTCTTGGGCTTGGTTGGTTAGGCGAATCTACAGTAGAAGCGGCGTTACATCCATTATTTAGTATGATGGAACTGCCGCAGTCTGCTATTACAATTCTTTCTTTCACTATTGCTTTCTTATTTATCACATTTTTGCATGTTGTTGTCGGCGAACTTGTACCGAAAACACTCGCTATTGACAAAACAGAAACAGTGGCCCTTTCCGTAGCACGCCCATTGCATATCTTTTACAAAGTGATGTTCCCATTTATTTGGATTTTAAATGGTTCTGCGGTATTTATCGCACGTCTTTTTGGTTTAGAACCAGCTTCTGAACATGAAATTGCGCATACAGAAGATGAACTAAAAATTATCGTTGGTGAAAGTTATAAAAGCGGCGAAATTAATCAATCAGAATTTCGCTATGTAAATAAAATTTTTGACTTTGATGAGCGAATGGCAAAAGAAGTGATGATTCCGCGCACAGAAATAGTAACAGTTGATACCGGCTCCACAATTGGGGAACTGTCCGACATTATGCGAAATGAGCGATATACTCGTTATCCTGTAATTGATGGGGATAAAGACCATGTTATCGGCGTACTTAATTTAAAAGAAATTTTATCAGCTTACGTAGAACACGGATCGAATCCAAGTTTTAGTATTGATCCTTACGTGAAGCCAATTATTCGTGTTATTGAAACGATTCCGATTAAAGAACTCCTTTTCCGGATGCAGCGTGAACGTTCCCATATTGCGATTTTACTTGATGAATATGGTGGTACTTCTGGTCTAGTAACTGTAGAGGATATTGTGGAAGAAATTGTTGGAGACATTCGTGATGAATTCGATGCTGATGAAATTCCAGAAATCCGTAAAATCAAGGATGGACACTATATTGTTGATGCTAAATTACTAATTGATGAAGTAAACAATATTTTAGGTACAGAAATTGAAGAAGAAGAAGTGGATACAATTGGCGGATGGTTCCTGACTCAAAATTATGAAGTAGAAGTTGGGGACGAGATTGATTATGATGGATTTATTTTCCGCGTTAAACAAGGTGAACCACATCATATTGAATATATTGAAATTACGAAGAAAAATGACTAA
- a CDS encoding PBP1A family penicillin-binding protein, giving the protein MDKFKQQLIKYLQLFFGFIGKWIGIGWRKFRRFCKNKHIGKIFLLAGLVFLLSFIIYLVVVAKSADIDALKKGLESATIIYDKDGDKAGELSSTDATFVSINKISKNLQNAVVSIEDRRFYEHKGFDLKGIARAGVNLITNGGISGGGSTITQQLAKNALLTQEQTFTRKAKEIFMAREIEKTYSKDEIMEMYLNRSYFGNGEWGVENASLKYFGKSAADLNVPEAATIAGLLQAPSAYDPYEHIDKATNRRNMVLNAMVETGDITKAEGDKYKATKIVLNDQSKDPLANKYPWYVDAVINEAVNEADITQDEIMQKGYKIYTELDQNYQTSLENVYENDYLFPANASDGTLVQSGAVLMDPATGGIRALVGGRGEHVFRGFNRATQMKAQPGSTMKPLAVYTPALQSGYDVDSMLKDEKITYKGNYTPTNVGGVYSGEVPMYTAVANSINAPAVWLLDQIGIDKGVKSVEKFGIEVPEQDRTLGLALGGMSKGASPVQMATAYSTFANNGAKPESHIITKIVDPSGNTIYENVPKTKQIISKTVSNEMTSMLLDVINTGTGQSAAVSGHEMAGKTGSTQVPFDDTSGTKDQWFVGYTPNLVGAVWMGFDKTDKNHYLTTTSSSGVSSLAHYVMNSGLKYQKATDFSTKSASQETAAKKEEEAKSDEGDFWGGVKEKADEAGKTIKKGADKVKEFGGKVSDGIGNLLDSIGN; this is encoded by the coding sequence ATGGACAAATTTAAACAACAACTCATTAAATACCTTCAATTATTCTTTGGATTTATTGGCAAATGGATTGGTATAGGTTGGCGAAAATTTAGACGCTTTTGTAAGAATAAACATATTGGCAAGATTTTTTTACTTGCGGGACTGGTATTTTTATTAAGTTTTATTATTTATCTCGTAGTTGTAGCAAAGTCCGCAGATATAGATGCCTTAAAAAAAGGCTTAGAATCCGCAACAATTATTTATGACAAAGATGGAGACAAAGCAGGAGAATTATCTTCCACAGATGCTACTTTTGTATCAATCAACAAAATTTCTAAAAATCTTCAAAATGCAGTAGTTTCAATTGAAGATAGACGCTTTTATGAACACAAAGGCTTTGACCTAAAAGGGATAGCTCGAGCAGGTGTTAATTTAATTACAAACGGTGGAATATCTGGTGGAGGTAGTACTATCACCCAACAGCTTGCCAAAAACGCCTTATTAACTCAAGAACAGACTTTTACCCGAAAAGCAAAAGAAATTTTTATGGCTCGGGAAATCGAAAAAACGTATTCTAAAGATGAAATTATGGAAATGTACTTAAACCGTTCTTATTTTGGAAATGGAGAATGGGGTGTCGAGAATGCCTCCCTCAAATATTTTGGTAAATCAGCAGCAGATTTAAATGTACCAGAAGCTGCGACGATTGCAGGCTTACTACAAGCTCCGAGCGCCTATGACCCATATGAACATATCGATAAAGCAACTAATCGGCGAAATATGGTGCTAAATGCCATGGTAGAAACTGGAGATATCACGAAAGCGGAAGGCGATAAATACAAAGCTACCAAAATTGTATTAAATGACCAATCAAAAGACCCGCTAGCGAATAAATATCCATGGTATGTAGATGCAGTTATTAATGAAGCGGTCAATGAAGCAGATATAACACAAGATGAAATCATGCAAAAAGGCTACAAAATTTATACAGAATTAGATCAAAATTACCAAACTTCTTTAGAGAACGTCTATGAAAATGACTATTTGTTCCCAGCAAATGCGAGCGATGGAACCTTAGTTCAATCAGGCGCAGTATTAATGGATCCAGCAACAGGAGGAATTCGAGCGCTTGTTGGTGGGAGAGGGGAACATGTTTTTCGTGGCTTTAACAGAGCAACACAGATGAAAGCCCAACCAGGCTCAACGATGAAGCCGCTCGCTGTTTATACACCAGCACTTCAATCTGGTTATGATGTTGACTCCATGCTAAAAGATGAAAAAATAACTTATAAAGGTAACTATACACCTACAAATGTGGGTGGTGTATATAGTGGAGAAGTTCCAATGTATACCGCAGTGGCAAACTCCATTAATGCACCAGCTGTTTGGCTGCTTGATCAGATTGGCATTGATAAAGGCGTTAAATCAGTAGAAAAATTTGGAATAGAAGTTCCAGAACAAGATCGCACACTTGGACTTGCGCTAGGAGGAATGAGTAAAGGTGCTTCACCAGTCCAAATGGCAACTGCTTATTCTACATTTGCTAACAATGGAGCAAAACCAGAATCACATATTATTACCAAAATAGTGGATCCTTCTGGTAACACAATCTATGAAAATGTTCCTAAAACAAAACAAATTATTTCAAAGACTGTTTCGAATGAAATGACTTCTATGCTTTTAGATGTAATCAATACAGGAACAGGTCAAAGTGCAGCCGTTTCTGGTCATGAAATGGCAGGGAAAACTGGATCGACACAAGTTCCATTTGATGATACAAGTGGAACAAAAGATCAATGGTTTGTCGGCTATACACCTAACTTAGTTGGAGCTGTTTGGATGGGCTTTGATAAGACTGATAAAAATCACTACCTTACAACCACAAGCTCCTCAGGTGTATCTAGCCTGGCGCATTATGTGATGAACAGTGGGCTGAAATATCAAAAAGCAACAGATTTCAGTACAAAGAGCGCGTCCCAAGAAACAGCTGCAAAAAAAGAAGAAGAAGCAAAATCAGATGAAGGCGACTTCTGGGGTGGCGTCAAAGAAAAGGCCGATGAAGCAGGTAAGACTATCAAAAAAGGGGCAGATAAAGTAAAAGAATTTGGTGGTAAAGTATCAGATGGAATTGGTAACTTACTAGATTCTATTGGTAATTAA
- the fumC gene encoding class II fumarate hydratase — protein MERIERDTLGEISVDATKYWGAQTERSRRNFAIGDNRMPEEIIRAFAELKKAAATVNAAEGKLSQQKAVAISQVCDQIIQGELDEHFPLVVWQTGSGTQSNMNVNEVIAHVANRNLGESVIHPNDDVNMSQSSNDTFPTAMHIAAYQTLVTNLLPELNEMCKVLTAKKEKYMNLVKIGRTHLQDATPLTLGQEISGWEASITNNKKYIETSMEAILPLAIGGTAVGTGLNASRHFGDKVAQELMKQTGYTFTSDPNKYFALTSHSPINFVHGAIRSLASDLMKIANDIRFLASGPRSGIGELVIPANEPGSSIMPGKVNPTQCEAITMVAAQVMGNDTTINVAASQGNFELNVYKPVIIFNFLESVRLLSDSMRSFRIHCLEGLEANEAVIEAKVNDSLMLVTALNPHIGYEKAAQIAKLAFTENSTLKAAAVKTGFVTEEEFDLWIDPIKMTNL, from the coding sequence ATGGAACGGATAGAACGAGATACATTAGGAGAAATCTCCGTAGATGCTACTAAATATTGGGGGGCACAAACAGAACGGAGTAGAAGAAATTTTGCTATCGGTGATAATCGAATGCCTGAAGAAATTATTCGAGCATTTGCAGAACTAAAGAAAGCAGCAGCAACAGTAAATGCAGCAGAAGGAAAATTATCACAACAAAAAGCAGTTGCCATTTCTCAAGTATGTGACCAAATAATTCAAGGCGAATTAGACGAACATTTTCCTTTAGTCGTATGGCAAACTGGGAGCGGGACGCAAAGTAATATGAATGTAAATGAAGTTATTGCACATGTAGCGAACCGTAACTTAGGTGAATCAGTAATCCATCCCAACGATGATGTTAACATGTCGCAAAGCTCCAATGACACTTTTCCAACAGCGATGCATATTGCGGCTTATCAAACGTTAGTGACAAACCTCTTGCCAGAGCTAAATGAAATGTGCAAAGTATTAACTGCTAAAAAAGAAAAATATATGAATCTTGTCAAAATTGGACGAACGCATTTACAAGATGCAACACCACTTACACTGGGGCAAGAAATTAGTGGTTGGGAAGCTAGTATCACGAATAATAAAAAATATATAGAAACAAGTATGGAAGCAATTTTACCACTTGCAATTGGCGGAACAGCAGTTGGAACAGGCTTAAATGCATCCCGACATTTTGGTGATAAAGTGGCCCAAGAATTAATGAAACAAACAGGTTATACATTTACCTCGGATCCAAATAAATATTTTGCTTTAACGAGCCATAGTCCAATTAATTTTGTGCATGGAGCAATTCGTAGTCTTGCATCAGATTTAATGAAAATTGCTAATGATATTCGTTTCTTGGCCAGTGGACCTCGTAGCGGAATTGGTGAGCTTGTAATTCCAGCAAATGAACCAGGAAGCTCCATTATGCCAGGAAAAGTAAATCCAACACAATGTGAAGCCATTACAATGGTTGCGGCACAAGTTATGGGAAATGACACGACTATTAACGTCGCTGCGAGCCAAGGTAACTTCGAATTAAATGTATATAAACCAGTTATCATTTTTAATTTTTTAGAATCTGTTCGGTTACTTTCTGATAGTATGCGTTCATTCAGAATCCACTGTTTAGAAGGTCTCGAAGCAAATGAAGCAGTAATTGAAGCCAAAGTAAATGATTCACTTATGCTCGTGACAGCACTAAATCCACATATTGGCTATGAAAAAGCCGCGCAAATTGCCAAGCTAGCATTTACCGAGAATTCCACATTAAAAGCAGCAGCCGTAAAAACTGGGTTTGTGACAGAAGAAGAGTTTGATTTATGGATTGATCCAATTAAAATGACTAATTTGTAA
- a CDS encoding ABC transporter ATP-binding protein — MEKLEIQGLAKKYNGKLVVKGIHLTIYNKECVALIGPNGAGKSTIINMIVQILTPDDGYITLDGQKAKIVREKIGFLPQYPEFYGWMTAIECLRFMGKLSNMKKNDLERRIQEVLLLVGLTDSSKKKISTYSGGMRQRLGIAQAILHRPELLILDEPVSALDPIGRREIILLLEKLKKEITILFSTHILKDAEEICDRIAIIKKGELVTDKTVEQLMQEESSSVFDVEFIGDTAAWQQILKQNDHIEKIEKIGTVYQVHATDRKAGAETILKALLEVNGELIRVENRHQNLEEIFMEKVGK, encoded by the coding sequence ATGGAAAAATTAGAAATTCAAGGATTAGCAAAGAAATACAATGGAAAATTAGTGGTTAAAGGTATCCACTTAACCATTTACAATAAAGAATGTGTCGCACTTATCGGACCTAATGGCGCTGGAAAATCAACTATTATCAATATGATTGTACAAATTCTGACTCCGGATGATGGATATATAACCTTGGATGGTCAAAAAGCCAAGATTGTTAGGGAAAAGATTGGCTTTTTACCACAATATCCAGAATTTTATGGTTGGATGACTGCGATAGAGTGTCTTCGTTTTATGGGGAAATTATCCAATATGAAGAAAAATGATTTAGAGAGGCGGATTCAAGAAGTTTTGCTCCTAGTTGGTTTAACGGATAGCTCCAAAAAGAAAATTAGTACTTATTCGGGAGGTATGCGCCAACGCTTAGGAATCGCACAAGCAATTTTGCACCGGCCAGAGTTACTGATATTAGATGAGCCAGTTTCGGCTCTGGATCCAATTGGACGTAGAGAAATTATTTTACTGTTAGAGAAATTAAAGAAAGAAATCACGATCTTATTTTCCACCCATATATTGAAAGATGCCGAAGAAATATGTGATCGTATTGCCATAATTAAAAAAGGGGAGCTTGTTACTGATAAAACAGTAGAACAGCTAATGCAAGAGGAAAGTTCTTCTGTTTTTGACGTGGAATTCATTGGAGATACAGCTGCATGGCAACAAATACTTAAGCAAAATGATCACATTGAAAAAATAGAGAAAATTGGTACAGTATATCAAGTGCATGCCACAGATAGAAAAGCAGGAGCAGAGACTATTTTAAAAGCATTGTTAGAAGTAAATGGTGAGCTTATTCGTGTTGAAAATAGGCATCAAAACTTAGAAGAAATCTTTATGGAGAAGGTGGGGAAATGA
- a CDS encoding low molecular weight phosphatase family protein has protein sequence MTQKLIYFLSQTHIRSAIAEAWAKRLSLSNVKFISGSWHKSKATPFIAEALNEFAIDPPESLSYSPSSKLLADADLIVTIYDSTHETAPNFPSDIQEKIIYWDIDDPELELALPQKWASYQEVCDNIALSVKNLEHVLIEA, from the coding sequence ATGACGCAAAAGCTGATTTACTTTTTATCACAAACGCATATTCGAAGTGCCATTGCAGAAGCTTGGGCGAAAAGACTTTCACTTAGCAATGTTAAATTTATTAGCGGTTCTTGGCATAAATCAAAAGCAACTCCTTTTATTGCAGAAGCGCTTAATGAGTTTGCCATTGACCCACCTGAAAGCTTATCGTATTCTCCTAGCTCAAAATTACTGGCAGATGCTGATCTCATTGTAACAATTTATGATTCTACACATGAAACTGCACCAAATTTCCCATCGGACATCCAAGAAAAAATTATTTATTGGGACATTGATGATCCAGAACTGGAATTAGCGTTACCCCAAAAATGGGCGAGTTATCAAGAAGTTTGTGATAACATTGCCTTATCGGTTAAAAATTTAGAGCACGTATTGATAGAGGCTTAG
- a CDS encoding ABC transporter permease subunit, translating to MTHFSALMGKEWLEQRRSLKIIWLPIVFALLGLTQPMMMYFLPDILKAFGTGSESEQVIALMGNQSAQEVMAQTLGSQFDQIGIIIIVVVVMTCIQSDRTKGMLAFIMTRPVTAIEYVLSKWVMQCLVGLVSLIIGYVLAAYYTYFLFGEIAISTLIQSFFVYSLWFIFVISLVIFASAAFDSNALVAMLSVFIAILLGIISGFGGWVQMFNPAYLSKNATTLILSGQPMDYYLPTIFITIAWIIMFFILTIFMVKIKPLQKTE from the coding sequence ATGACACATTTTAGTGCATTAATGGGAAAAGAATGGCTAGAGCAACGTCGTAGTTTAAAAATCATTTGGCTACCAATTGTTTTCGCACTTCTAGGTCTAACGCAACCAATGATGATGTATTTTCTTCCAGATATCTTAAAAGCTTTCGGTACTGGGAGTGAGTCTGAACAAGTCATTGCATTAATGGGAAATCAATCGGCTCAGGAAGTCATGGCGCAGACACTAGGTTCTCAATTTGATCAGATTGGAATTATAATTATCGTTGTTGTTGTAATGACTTGCATTCAAAGTGACAGAACGAAAGGGATGCTTGCCTTTATTATGACGAGACCAGTTACTGCTATAGAATATGTTTTATCAAAATGGGTGATGCAATGCCTCGTTGGCTTGGTCTCACTTATCATTGGCTACGTGTTAGCAGCATATTATACTTATTTTCTATTTGGTGAAATAGCTATAAGTACTCTAATTCAAAGCTTTTTTGTATACAGCTTATGGTTTATCTTTGTTATCAGCTTAGTTATTTTTGCTAGTGCTGCATTTGATAGTAATGCGCTTGTGGCAATGCTAAGCGTATTTATAGCAATCTTGCTGGGAATTATTAGTGGTTTTGGCGGTTGGGTTCAAATGTTTAATCCTGCATATTTAAGCAAAAATGCAACTACACTCATTTTGTCTGGTCAACCAATGGACTATTATTTGCCAACAATTTTCATAACTATTGCATGGATTATCATGTTCTTCATACTCACTATCTTCATGGTCAAAATAAAACCACTTCAAAAAACAGAATAA
- a CDS encoding DUF445 domain-containing protein has protein sequence MSVFFTIILMAVIGGFIGAMTNYIAIRMLFRPYKAIYFLKKRLPFTPGLIPKRRDELAEHIGKVVVSHLLTEDAIRARLLDTSLQKEVTETIVNMFQEKMTLETTPNELLEILGYQNAEVRSVEWLNTSLEQQLNHFFKEHQSTRLSDIIPTMLELELQAKLPHVTERIVSKMSEFIASEKGRIQIKQMLQNFFTEHGKMGSMARMFINTDTFSEKIQQEGLKLIGQEDTKNLLNQFLTTEWQNFEAKELQELVPVEKQPHLTKQLTTEIIQAIPYEKLFNQPVQKVLSNYERVISEKIIPFIVERLLDFVAKRSAEIVERLNLAQLVETQIATFSLPEIEKLVIEISGRELKMITYLGGVLGGFIGIVQGILAIWI, from the coding sequence ATGTCTGTTTTTTTTACTATCATTCTAATGGCTGTAATTGGCGGATTTATTGGTGCAATGACAAATTATATTGCCATCAGAATGCTTTTCCGACCATATAAAGCCATTTATTTCTTAAAAAAACGGTTACCATTCACACCAGGCCTTATTCCAAAGCGCCGTGATGAATTAGCCGAGCACATCGGAAAAGTAGTTGTTAGTCACTTGCTCACAGAAGATGCTATTCGTGCTCGGCTACTAGACACGAGTTTACAAAAAGAAGTGACAGAAACCATCGTCAACATGTTTCAAGAAAAAATGACACTTGAAACAACACCGAATGAATTATTAGAAATTCTAGGCTATCAAAATGCAGAAGTTCGTTCCGTTGAGTGGCTGAACACTAGTTTGGAACAACAATTAAATCACTTTTTTAAGGAACACCAATCCACTCGCCTAAGTGATATAATTCCAACAATGCTTGAATTAGAACTACAAGCCAAGTTGCCACATGTGACGGAAAGAATAGTGAGCAAAATGAGCGAGTTCATTGCAAGTGAAAAAGGTAGAATCCAGATTAAGCAAATGCTCCAGAATTTTTTTACGGAACATGGCAAAATGGGTAGTATGGCAAGAATGTTCATTAATACGGATACTTTTTCAGAAAAAATCCAACAAGAAGGACTAAAATTGATTGGACAAGAAGACACTAAAAATTTATTAAATCAATTCCTAACAACCGAATGGCAGAATTTTGAAGCCAAAGAACTACAAGAACTTGTGCCTGTAGAAAAGCAGCCACACTTAACAAAACAACTTACAACAGAAATTATCCAAGCGATTCCATATGAAAAATTATTCAATCAACCAGTTCAAAAAGTGCTAAGTAATTATGAAAGGGTTATTTCAGAAAAAATTATCCCGTTTATCGTAGAGCGATTATTAGATTTTGTTGCCAAACGCAGCGCGGAAATTGTTGAGCGACTAAACTTAGCCCAACTTGTAGAAACACAAATCGCTACTTTTTCCTTACCTGAAATCGAAAAATTAGTTATCGAAATTTCTGGAAGAGAGTTAAAAATGATTACTTATTTAGGTGGAGTCTTAGGTGGATTTATCGGGATTGTTCAAGGCATTCTCGCAATCTGGATTTAG